A single window of Fervidicoccus fontis Kam940 DNA harbors:
- a CDS encoding VirB4 family type IV secretion system protein, giving the protein MGKGQHLLRPFISLGGEMWREGKRWKWYRLQGSSFTILPYEDRDLLLSDFASMLTSSKRGAILARKTQREFQYSSHIFQSFETEFFLAARADAQIFWFEAREVEEPSRPKVKKLLDPFTLKLEDGSLTRVLVAYRFPSALPEGILYSLFSEVSEVALLFREIEHSKAVGLVENARKRRMDGERITEGFEAQSLGDLALRVLSGSSLFEFYVLFTLIGSDAKELRAKERRLKALLKGYGMDADAPPIQRDLYMLNPCSGIFCIEKHFSDGESLKPLFFLIDEELHDPNGVFLGMSGTGSPVLLDLWSKPNLNFVIVGITGSGKSMTAKVFLKRLREKDASIPIVGIDPESEYTEIASKFGAQAVEIKERESLGLDPLKLMREGAMEIGQVSDVLSEIYSIPDALQGVLRKELFMNGDYSEDIVEFASSVKDPTLSRYLQGIGAPPDSYVYEGSPPVLSKSVVFGLKNVRSKKLKLLISALISSYAYNKLLTRAQKSAFFVDEAWLFMETPSILSLFENIARRGRKHGTAFLYISQRAEDLARSKEGRTILEQAGTVFLMRQEPQGKDAVKEIYKLSDSEAEFLVGAPIGSGILKSWRKRITLQIATTEEELGAFSTSLGR; this is encoded by the coding sequence GTGGGAAAAGGGCAGCATCTTTTAAGACCTTTCATTTCTTTGGGAGGAGAGATGTGGAGAGAAGGAAAAAGATGGAAGTGGTACAGGCTCCAGGGGTCGAGCTTCACCATCCTACCATATGAGGATAGGGATCTGTTGCTCTCAGACTTCGCTTCTATGCTCACATCTTCGAAGCGGGGAGCGATCCTCGCGAGGAAGACGCAGAGAGAATTTCAGTATTCCTCCCACATCTTTCAGTCGTTTGAAACGGAGTTCTTCCTCGCAGCGAGGGCCGATGCCCAGATATTTTGGTTCGAAGCGAGAGAAGTTGAAGAGCCGAGCAGACCGAAGGTGAAGAAGCTCCTAGATCCGTTCACGCTGAAGCTAGAGGATGGTTCTCTCACGAGGGTCCTCGTGGCATATAGGTTCCCTTCAGCGCTCCCCGAGGGGATCCTATATTCGCTCTTCTCCGAAGTGAGCGAGGTAGCTCTGCTCTTCAGGGAAATTGAGCATTCAAAGGCTGTGGGCTTGGTTGAGAACGCGAGGAAGAGGAGGATGGATGGGGAAAGGATCACCGAAGGCTTCGAAGCCCAGAGCTTAGGCGATCTAGCTCTGAGAGTCCTCTCAGGCTCATCGCTCTTCGAGTTCTATGTCCTCTTCACGCTCATAGGCTCTGATGCGAAAGAGCTCAGAGCCAAGGAGAGGAGGCTGAAGGCTCTTCTCAAGGGATATGGGATGGATGCTGATGCACCCCCGATCCAGCGGGATCTATACATGCTCAATCCATGCTCGGGGATATTCTGCATCGAAAAGCATTTTTCCGATGGGGAAAGCTTGAAGCCTCTGTTCTTCTTGATAGATGAAGAGCTCCATGATCCCAATGGCGTTTTCCTCGGCATGAGCGGGACGGGATCTCCTGTTCTCCTCGATCTGTGGAGCAAGCCGAATTTGAACTTCGTGATCGTGGGGATCACTGGATCGGGAAAGAGCATGACAGCAAAAGTCTTCCTCAAGCGTTTGAGAGAAAAGGATGCTTCTATTCCAATCGTGGGGATCGATCCAGAGAGCGAATACACGGAAATAGCTAGCAAGTTCGGAGCACAGGCTGTTGAGATAAAGGAGAGGGAAAGTTTGGGTCTAGATCCTCTGAAGCTGATGCGAGAGGGAGCTATGGAGATCGGACAGGTGAGCGATGTCCTAAGCGAAATATACAGCATCCCTGATGCTCTGCAGGGCGTCCTGAGGAAGGAGCTCTTCATGAACGGCGATTACAGCGAGGACATCGTGGAATTCGCTTCGAGCGTAAAGGATCCCACGCTCTCGAGGTACCTGCAGGGGATAGGAGCTCCGCCAGACAGCTATGTCTATGAGGGATCCCCTCCCGTTTTGTCGAAGAGCGTTGTCTTTGGATTGAAGAACGTGAGGAGCAAGAAGCTAAAGCTCCTGATCTCAGCCCTGATTTCGAGCTATGCTTACAATAAGCTTTTAACGAGAGCACAGAAGAGCGCGTTTTTTGTTGATGAAGCCTGGCTCTTTATGGAGACTCCGAGCATCTTATCGCTATTCGAAAACATAGCGAGGAGGGGGAGGAAGCACGGGACTGCCTTCCTCTACATCTCTCAGAGAGCTGAGGATTTAGCTAGGAGTAAGGAGGGGAGGACGATCCTAGAGCAGGCTGGGACTGTTTTCCTCATGAGGCAGGAGCCACAAGGAAAAGACGCTGTGAAGGAGATCTACAAGCTCTCAGACAGCGAGGCTGAGTTCTTGGTGGGGGCTCCTATTGGCTCTGGGATATTGAAAAGCTGGAGGAAGAGGATCACTCTCCAGATCGCTACCACTGAAGAGGAACTCGGGGCATTTTCAACAAGCTTGGGGAGATGA